One genomic region from Leptospira montravelensis encodes:
- a CDS encoding STAS domain-containing protein: MNEDKIGIHSEVVGDKVVVHVQGNLDVHNTHKIEKDLIGLVSAAGKPVVFNLSDVPFISSAGLRLLVTTLRHCQEQKISISICGLQPAVEKVFDIIGMQQLFTIYPDLSSALK, from the coding sequence ATGAACGAAGATAAAATTGGAATCCATTCGGAAGTGGTTGGGGACAAAGTGGTTGTACATGTCCAAGGCAATTTGGATGTCCACAACACACACAAAATTGAAAAAGACTTAATTGGCCTAGTGAGTGCCGCTGGGAAACCTGTTGTTTTCAATTTAAGTGATGTGCCTTTTATCTCTTCTGCCGGACTTCGATTACTTGTCACAACACTCCGTCATTGCCAAGAACAAAAAATAAGCATTTCTATCTGTGGTTTACAACCAGCGGTAGAAAAAGTATTCGATATCATTGGAATGCAGCAGCTATTCACAATTTATCCTGATCTGAGCTCTGCTCTGAAGTAA